The genomic DNA GCCTCGCGGGTGGAGCCGCCCTTCTCGGGGAAGAAGGACTCGGGGTCGGTCTGGGCGCACAGTGCGCGCTCCTGCCAGCCGAGTTCCTCGTCCGCGTCGTCGACCAGCAGTTGCTGCACCAGCTCGGTCATGTGCGCCCCTCGTCTGTCTTTCGCGTCCCCGTGATCTAGCCGTTACCGATTCCGGCTGAACGACACGAGTGAAATTACAAGTGTGCTGCTCCGGGCGAGTCAAGCCGGGATCTGCTATTGGGCCCCTTATTCACTCTGCGGAACCAAGCCCATGCAGTAAGTGTTCAAATCGCCATAAACCTTGACATACCCATGAGGCCCACCGGGACACCCGCCCCGATTCACGCCCGCACCAGGAAGGACGCCCCGGCGTTCGATCCCGTTCCGATACACGCGCCGAAGCGAACCTGATCACATTCGGATCACGGGATCGCAACGGGGGTTGTGCGCCCGGCTTGTGCGCCATGTGTCCCGGAAGCCGTCTGAGCAAACCTTTCGGCAGGACGATCAACCGGATGAGGTGAAACATGTCCCACATAACGGGCATCGAGTTGACAGTGCTGGTGTGAACCGCTGTCCTTGAGGGCATGCTCGCGAACTTGGCGCTCGCCTCGACCCGCACCGCCGGGTCCCACGGTGCTGCCCGCGCTCGCTGTAGCTGTCGCCGCTGTTCCAGCTGTTGAGCCAACCGCGCTCCGGCTGTCCCCGAGTCCCACGTGACTCGACTGCTCCGTTCCCGCCCCACCAGGGCGTGCTTCGTCCTTCGCTCCGCTCCGCCGCTCTCTTCCGCCGAGGAACCACGCACCCATGAACAGCGACAGCGACCTCCAGATCGCCGGCGACATCCTCGAAGTCCCCCACCTGCTGCAGGCTCCGCGCGAGCACCCGGCCACCGTCGCCGAGTTCGCCGGTCTGCTCCGCTCCGTCGCCGCCGACCGGTCCGAGTGGGGGCACCTCGTCCGGTACGACGCGACGACCCGCTGGTACCACCGGCTGCGCACCGGCCCCGGGTACGAGGTCTGGTTGCTGTCCTGGGTGCCGGGACAGGGCAGCGGACGCCACGACCACGGCCCCTCCTCCGGCGTGTGGACGGTCCTGGAGGGCACCCTCACCGAACACACGGAGCGCGGCACACACGCGTTGGGCGCCGGCACGCAGCGCGTGTTCGCACCGGGGTACGCGCACGAGGTGGTCAACGACGCGCTGGAGCCGGCGGTCAGCCTGCACGTCTACTACCCGGGCCTGACCGAGATGCCCATGCACTCCCCGCAGTGCTCGGCCGCCGCGGCGACGACCGGCTGACGCGATGACGACCGGCTGACGCGATGACGACCGGCTGACGCGATGACGACCGGCTGACGCGGTGACGACCGGCTGACGCGGTGACGACTGGCTGACGCGCTGTCGTACCCGCCTGCAAGACTGGGGCCATGCGCATTGTGGTTCTGGCAGGCGGCATCGGTGGTGCCCGGTTCCTGCGTGGTCTCAGGCAGGCCGCGCCGGACGCGGACATCACGGTCATCGGCAACACCGGGGACGATATCCACCTCTTCGGGCTGAAGGTCTGCCCGGACCTCGACACGGTGATGTACACGCTCGGCGGCGGCATCAACGAGGAGCAGGGCTGGGGTCGGGCCGACGAGACCTTCCACCTCAAGGAGGAACTGGCGGCGTACGGCGTCGGCCCCGAGTGGTTCGGCCTCGGCGACCGCGACTTCGCCACGCACATCGTGCGGACGCAGATGATCACCGCGGGCTTTCCGCTGAGCGCGGTGACCGAGGCGCTGTGCGATCGCTGGAAGCCCGGTGTGCGCCTGATCCCGATGACCGACGACCGCGTGGAGACGCATGTCGCGGTCGAGCTGGACGGGGAGCGCAAGGCGATCCACTTCCAGGAGTACTGGGTGCGCCTGCGCGCCTCCGTCCCCGCCGAGGCCGTCGTCCCGGTCGGCGCCGAGCAGGCCAAGCCGGCCCCCGGCGTCCTGGAGGCCATCGGGGAGGCGGACGTGATCCTCTTCCCGCCCTCCAACCCGGTCGTCTCCATCGGCACGATCCTCGCCGTGCCCGGCATCCGCGAGGCGATCGCCGACGCCGGGGTGCCGGTGGTGGGCCTCTCCCCCATCGTCGGCGACGCGCCCGTGCGCGGGATGGCCGACAAGGTGCTCGCCGCGGTCGGCGTGGAGTCCACGGCCGCCGCGGTCGCCGAGCACTACGGCTCGGGCCTCCTCGACGGCTGGCTGGTCGACACGGTCGACGCGGACGCCGTCACCCGGGTCAGGGCGGCCGGCGTCCTCTGCCGCGCCGTACCGCTGATGATGACCGACCTCGACGCGACGGCGCGGATGGCCCGGGAGGCGCTGACGCTGGCGGAGGAGGTGCGGGAGGCATGAGCGACGAGGCGCACGACGACGCTCCCGGCCGGGACGGCTGCCTGGCCGGCTACCGGGTGTGGGCCCTGCCCGGACTGCCCGAGGTGCGGCCGGGCGACGACCTGGCCAAGCTGATCGCGGCCGCCGAGCCCGCGCTGGCCGACGGGGACGTGCTGCTCGTCACGTCCAAGATCGTGTCCAAGGCCGAGGGCCGGGTCGTCGAGGCCGCCGACCGGGAGGCCGCGATCGACGCGGAGACCGTACGGGTGGTGGCCCGGCGCGGCCCGCTGCGCATCGTCGAGAACCGCCAGGGCCTGGTCATGGCGGCGGCCGGCGTCGACGCCTCCAACACCCCGGCCGGGACGGTACTGCTGCTCCCCGAGGACCCCGACGCCTCCGCGCGCAGCATCCGCGAGGGACTCCGCGACACGCTCGGCGTGGACGTCGGCGTCATCGTCACCGACACCTTCGGGCGCCCCTGGCGGGCCGGGCTCACGGACGTGGCGATCGGTGCCGCGGGCGTCCGCGTCCTGGACGACCTGCGCGGCGGCACGGACGCGCACGGCAATCCGCTCGGCGCCACCGTCGTCGCCACCGCGGACGAGCTGGCCGCCGCGGGCGACCTGGTCAAGGGCAAGGCCGCGGGCCTGCCCGTGGCCGTCGTGCGCGGGCTGCCGCAGGTGGTCGCCGAGGACGACGGCGAGGGCGCGCGGGCGATGGTGCGCGGCGCGCGCGACGACATGTTCCGCCTCGGCACCTCGGAGGCGGTACGGCAGGCGGTCGTCCAGCGCCGTACGGTGCGGGCCTTCACGGACGAGCCGGTCGATCCCGGTGCCGTACGGCGGGCGGTGGCCGCGGCCGTGACCGCGCCGGCACCGCACCACACGACGCCGTGGCGGTTCGTGCTCCTGGAGTCCGGGGAGTCCCGCACCCGGCTCCTCGACGCGATGCGCGACGCCTGGATCGCCGACCTGCGGCGCGACGGAAAGAGCGAGGAGTCCGTCGCCAAGCGCGTGCGACGCGGCGACGTCCTGCGCAACGCGCCCTACCTCGTCGTCCCCTGCCTGGTCATGGACGGCTCGCACACCTACGGGGACGTGCGCCGCGACGGGGCCGAGCGGGAGATGTTCGTGGTCGCCACCGGCGCGGGCGTACAGAACCTGCTCGTCGCGCTCGCCGGGGAGCGGCTGGGCTCGGCGTGGGTGTCCTCGACGATGTTCTGCCGGGACGTCGTGCGGGAGGTGCTGGGGCTGCCGGGCGGCTGGGATCCGATGGGGGCGGTGGCGGTCGGGCATCCCGCCGAGGAGCCGAAGGCCCGGCCGGAGCGGGACGCGGAGGCGTTCATCGAGGTGCGGTGAGCCCTCTACTCTCGTAGGGGCCCTCTCCTTACTTTCTCGTCAGGGCTCTCGCCCGCTCCCCCGCTTCTCCCCCACTTCGCCCAAGGACCTCACTCGTGGCAGGACGCTTCGCCCCCCGGCCCCCGCGCGCCGCTGTGCGCGACGGGATCCCCCGGCAGGCGCTCGCGCCGGGCCGGGTACGGGTGTGGGTGCCGGACGGGCCGCTGGACCTGGGGCTGGTGCTCGGGCCGCTGCGGCGCGGGCCGGGCGATCCGACGTTCCGGACGATGCCGGACGGCTCGGTGTGGCGGGCCGGCCGGACGCCCGCCGGGCCGGGCACGCTGCGGGTCACCGCGCGCGGCGGCGAGGTACGGGGCCAGGCCTGGGGCCGGGGGCCGAGTGGCTGCTGGAGCAGCTGCCGCGGATGCTGGGCGCCGAGGACGACCCGTCCGCGTTCGTGCCGCGACACCGGCTGCTGGCGGTCACGGCCCATCGGCGGCCGGGGCTGCGGCTGACGCGGACCGGGCTGGTGCTGGAGTCGTTGATCCCGTCGATCCTGGAGCAGAAGGTCACGACGCTGGAGGCGTACCAGGCGTGGCGGCTGCTCGTACGGAAGTTCGGGGAGCCGGCGCCGGGGCCCGCGCCCGGGCGGATGTGTGTGATGCCGGCGGCGCGGACGTGGGCGCTGATCCCGTCCTGGGAGTGGCATCTGGCCGGGGTGGACGACAAGCGGGCGTCGACGATCCTGCGGGCCGTGCGGGTCGCCGCGCGGCTGGAGGAGGCGGCTGCGATGGAGCCGGCGGCGGCGCGGGAGCGGCTGGAGGTGCTGCCGGGGGTGGGGCCGTGGACGTCGGCGGAGACGGTGCAGCGCAGTCATGGGGCGGCGGACGCGGTGACGGTGGGGGATCTGCATCTGCCGGGGATCGTGGGGTTCGCGCTGGGTGGGGACCGGTACGCGGACGACGCGGAGATGCTGCGCTTGCTCGAGCCGTATGCGGGTCAGCGGCATCGGGCGGCTCGGCTGGTGTTGCTGAGCGGGCGGGTGCCGGGGAGGCGGGCGCCGCGGATGGCTCCGCGGGGGATCGAGCGGTTGTAGGTGGTCCGGCGTTCCCTTGGCGCCCGGGGTGGGTGTGGGCGGCGGGTGGGTGCGCGGCCCGGCGTGGCGGGGTGCCGCTGCGCCCACCCGTGCCGCCCCAGCGGCACGACTGCCCGTAGCTACGGCGGCACGCGACGGTCCGTAGCTATGGCGGCACGCGACTGCTCGGAAGCGGGAGGGGGCACGGCTATCTGTTACTACGCGTCCGGGGAGAAGCGTAGGGCTCCCGGGGGGATGTGGGCGTTGCACCAGATTCGGGCGCCGGAGCGGAGTTCGTTGTCGGCGCCGACGACCGCGCCGTCGCCGATGACCGTGTCGGCGAGGACCGAGCGGGTGCCGACGCGGGCGCGGGCGCCGATGAGGGAGTCGGTGATGACGGCCCCCGGCTCGATGACGGCGCCCGGCAGGATCGTGCTGCCGAAGACGCGGGCCCCCTCCGCCACGAAGGCGCCCTCGCCGACCACCGTGCCGCCGGCCAGCTTGGCGTCGCGCGCGACCCGTGCCGTGGGCAGGACGAGGCGGTCGCCGCAGCGGCCCGGTACGGCCGGAGACGGGGCGCGGCCCAGGACCAGGTCGGCCGAGCCGCGGACGAAGGCCGCCGGGGTGCCCAGGTCCAGCCAGTACGTGGAGTCGACCATGCCCTGGAGGTGCGCGCCGGTGGCGAGGAGCTCCGGGAAGGTCTCGCGTTCGACCGAGACCGGGCGCCCCGCCGGGATGGTGTCGATGACGGAGCGGCGGAAGACGTACGCCCCCGCGTTGATCTGGTCGGTGACGATCTCCTCGGGGGTCTGGGGCTTCTCCAGGAAGGCGAGCACCCTGCCCGTGCCGTCCGTGGGGACCAGCCCGTACGCCCTCGGGTCGGTCACCTGCGTCAGGTGCAGGGAGACGTCCGCGCCCGTCGTCCCGTGGGTGCGGACCAGCGCGCCGATGTCCAGGCCCGTCAGGATGTCGCCGTTGAAGATCAGCACCGGTTCGTCGGGGCCCGAGTGCAGCCGGGACGCCACGTTGCGGATCGCGCCGCCGGTGCCGAGCGGCTCCTCCTCCGTGACGTACTCGAGGTGCAGGCCGAGGGCCGAGCCGTCGCCGAAGTACGGCTCGAAGACCTCGGCCAGGTAGCTCGTCGCGAGCACGATGTGCTCGACGCCGGCCGCCTTGGCCCGCGCCAGCTGGTGTGTGAGGAACGGCACCCCGGCGGCCCGGACCATGGGCTTGGGCGTGTTCACCGTGAGCGGGCGCAGCCGCGTGCCCTTGCCGCCGACCAGGAGGATCGCTTCTGTCACCTGTCGTCTCTGCTTCCTGCCGGGACCGGCCGAACTGTCTTTCGGCGGGCCAGTGTATGCAGACCGTTCACACGCTCAGCGGCCCTGGTACTGCGCCGCCTTCGCACGGGCCGTGCCGAGCCTGGCGTAGAGCTTCGTGCCGGGGCAGTTCGTGGCGAAGCCGTCGCGATGACCGGAGATGACGTTCAGTCGTACCTTCCTGCCCTTTCGGTAGAGGTTGCCACCCCCGGACTTCAGGTATGTCTTCCCGCGCGGATTCATGCCGTAGAGCCCGACCTTCCACGCGGTGAGCCGGGCGATCGCCTTCAGCGCGGCCGACGACGGCTTCTTCGAGCTGTACGTGCCGAGCACGGCGATTCCCATGCTGTTGGAGTTGAACCCCAGGGTGTGGGCGCCGAGCACCGGCTTGGACACGCCTCCGGCCCGGCCCTCGTAGATGTGTCCGCACTTGTCGACGAGGAAGTTGTAGCCGAGGTCGCGCCAGCCCGTGCTGTGGACGTGGTAGCGGTAGATACCGCGGATGACCGACGGCGCCTGCGCGCAGCGGTAGTTGTTGCCGGTGGCCGAGTGGTGCACGAAGGCCGTCTTGACCTTCTTCGTGTACACGAACCCCTTCTCGCGCAGCTTCTCGTCGGCGCCCCAGCCGCGGCGCGTGGTGATGCCCGGGCGGGGGCCGACATGCGGCCCGGCCTTCCGTCGCGCGGGAAGCGCGGGGAGTACGGAGGGTTCCGTCCGGGTCCGCGCGCGGTTCGTCGGCGGCGGGGCGCCCTCGCCGGGGTCGACGAGTTCGAGGCGCAGGCCGGCGGGGAGCGGCGAGGCGGAGCGGGCGGTACCGGGCGTGTTCCCGGCCCGCACCCGGACCTCGACGCCGTCGGACTCGCCCACCCACAGCGGTGCGGTGGCCCCGCGAACCCGGCCCGAGGCGCTCTCCGGGGTACCCGGGTCGGCGGCGTGGTCGGCGTTGTGGGTCTCCAGTTCCTGCCAGCCGGACCAGGTGCCGGTGGCGGTGGCACGAGTACGGACCTCGACGCGGCCGTGGAGTTCGGTGGCGGGGCTGTCCCAGACGACGCCGACGAGCGAGAAGTGCCGTACGTCCGAGCGTCGCAGGCTCTGTTCGGCCGCACCGGCCGCACCGGGCGCACGGTCGCGGGCGAGGGGGGCGAGGGGCAGCGACTGGGTGCCGCCGGGGGCGTATGCCCCGGGCCGTGCGGTCGAACTCGTCGGGGGTGGGGCCGGGGAGGTGGCGGCTGCCGCGGGCGGGGCGAGCGGGAGGGCCAGGGCCGCCGCGCACGTGACGCCGGTCGAGGAAGCTAGGAATCCACGCATGCCCCTGATATTGGACATGATCCTACAAATATGTCCATTGGGGATCTGACGGGTCGTAGGGTGCCTTGGACCGATCCGGTGGTGGCGCGGTCCGCCGTGCGCTCGTTGCGCGTTACCCGTCCCGCGTACGCTTGCGCGGGTGAACGCGACCGATCGCACCCCTGCCGACCTGCTGAGTTCCGCGCTCGCCGCGGACCCGGGACGCCCCCTGGTGACCTTCTACGACGACGCCACGGGCGAACGCGTCGAACTGTCCGTGGCCACTTTCGCCAATTGGGTGGCCAAGACCGCGAACCTGCTCCAGGACGAACTCTCCGTCGAACCCGGCGACCGGGTGGCGCTGCTGCTGCCGGCGCACTGGCAGACGGCCGTGTGGCTGCTGGCGTGCGCGTCGGTGGGTGTCGTCGCCGACGTGGCGGGTGATCCGGGGGCGGCGGACGCGGTCGTGAGCGGGCCGGAGCCGGAGTCGCTGGAGGCGGCGCGGGCGTGCTCGGGTCCGCGGATCGCGCTGGCGTTGCGGCCGCTGGGGGGACGGTTCGCGCCGGCGCCGCCGGAGGGCTTCGCCGACTACGCGGTGGAGGTGCCGGGGCAGGGGGACCGGTTCGTGCCGTACGCGCCGGTGGAGCCGGAGGCGCCCGCACTGATCGTGGCGGGGCGGGAGTTCAGTGGGGCCGAGGTCGTGGAGCGGGCTCGGGCGGAGGCGTCGGGGCTGGGGCTCACGGGGCCGGGGGCACGGATTCTGTCGGGGTTGCCGTACGACACGTGGGAGGGGTTGAGCGCGGGGTTGTACGGGCCGCTCGCGAGTGGGGGGTCGGTGGTGCTGTGCCGGCATCTGGAGCTGGCGGCGGCGGGTGTGGTGGACCAGCGGATCGAGACGGAGCGGGTTTCGGCGACGGCGCGGTGAGGTTTCGCGGGGTGGGTGTTGGCGGACCGGCGTCGAGGTGGACGCCGGTGAGTCGATGAACCGGAGCTGACCGGCGCCCGGGGTGGGTGTGGGCGCGGGGTGGGGTGGGGTGGACCCGGCGTCGGGGTGGGCGCGGGGTGAGATGCGCCGCCCGGCGCTCACGGGGCGCCGCCAACAAGGCGATGAACCAGAGCCGACCCGGACCCGGCCTCGGAGTGAGCGCCAGGTGAGATGCGCCGCCCAGCGCTCACCGGGCGCCGCCAACAAGGCGATGAACCGAGCCAACCCGGACCCGGCCTCGGCGTGAGCGCCAGGTGAGGTGCGCGGCCCGACGCTGACGGGGTGCCGTGCCGCCTGCGCCCACCCGTGCCGCCCCGGGCGGCACGAATGCCCGCAGGTTGCGCGGGGGGTGCCTCACGTGCTCGCAAGTTGCCCGGCGGGAGACGCCTCGCCTGCTCGCAAGTTACCCGGCGAGGGACGCCTCACGTGCTCGCAAGTTACCCGGCGAGGGACGCCTCACGTGCTCGCAAGTTACCCGGCGAGGGACGCCTCACGTGCTCGCAAGTTGCCCGGCGAGGGACGCCTCGCCTGCTCGCAGGTTGCGGGGGTGACGCTCGTTCGGGCTAGCTGCGTGCTGTCTTCCGGGGCTGCTCGGGGCATGGTCGTAGCAGCGTGCGGGTGTGGACGGAGGCAGGTGTGGGCGATGACGCGGGCACGGCGGACTCCGGCGGGGGCCCGGGGCACGGGGCGTCCGCGAGCGGGGTCGGGCTGAAGCGGCGGCGACGCAGGCGGCGGCTGGGGATCGCCGGGATCGTGGTCGTCGCGCTGGCAGGGGGCGCGGTGGGCGTCGGGTGGGCCGTGTACGCGAAGCTGAGCGGCAACATCACCGCGGACGAGGCGGCCGCGGCCGAACTCGCCCGGTACGAGAAGGAGCGGCCCACCTCGCTGGTGCGCGGCGCGCAGAACGTCCTGCTGATCGGGTCGGACTCCCGGTCCGGGGACGGCAACGCGCGCTACGGGCGGGACTCCGGGACCGAGCGGTCGGACACCACGATCCTGCTGCACCTGGCCGCGGGCCGGGACAGCGTCACCGCCGTCTCCCTCCCCCGCGACCTGATGGTGGACGTCCCCGGCTGCCACCGGCCGGACGGGTCACTCACCGAGCCGGCGCTCCAGCAGTTCAACTACGCCTTCGCCGTGGGCGGTTCGGCGTGCTCCATCCGTACGGTGGAGAAGCTGACCGGCATCCGGATCGACCACCACGTGGTCGTCGACTTCGAGGGCTTCAAGGAGATGGTCGACGCGCTCGACGGCGTCGAGGTGTGCCTGCGAAAGCCGGTCGACGACAAGGACGCCAAGCTGAAACTGCCCGCGGGCCGGGTGACGCTCGACGGGGAGCAGGCGCTCGGGTACGTCCGGGCGCGGAAGTCGCTCGGCGACGGCAGCGACACCGACCGGATGGACCGGCAGCAGCGCTTCCTGGGAGCGCTCGTGAGCAAGGTGCAGAGCAATGACGTGCTGCTGAATCCGGTGAAGCTGTACCCCGTTCTGGACGCCGCCACGTCGTCGCTCACCACGGACCCGGGCCTGGCGAGTCTGCGCGATTTGTACGACCTTGTGCGTGGGCTGCGCGGGATTCCCACCGAGCGCGTGCAATTCCTGACCGTCCCCCGGGAGTCCTACTCGGGCGACGCCAATCGGGACCAGCTCGTGCAGCCCGCCGCGGAGAAGCTGTTCACCCGCCTGCGCACGGACGAACCCGTGACGATCACGGCTGCCCGACGGGACTCGACGGGCGGTACGGCGAATTCCGGCGAACCCGGTGACCCCGATTCCCCGGCGCCCACGTTCAGCGGGAACACCGCCGACGAGGACGTCTGCGAGTAAAGCGCATTCCAAAAAGAAGCCACCCGCATGCAGGGCGGGCACGAACGCGCGGGCAATTGTCCAAGAAATGGCCCGGATTGCCCAGTTGTAAGGTTCGTGGAATGCGTCACTGCCGTCGCCCTACGCCGAAGGGGGCGGTTAGTGTGAGCGATCCGGTGTGCCCGGCCGCGGACTTCAGCCCTGGCCACGCACTGAACTGACGTGAGCGAGACCGTGCGCCCGGAGGGGAGGGCGCCGCGTGGCCCCGACGGAGGATTCGGACAACCGTGGACGCGCAAGGCCGTGGGCGGGCGGAGGACATCGACCCCGCAGACCAGTGGGTACTCAATCCGGACACCGGTGACTACGAACTGCGACTGTCCCCTTCCGCACCGCAGTCACCCGTTCCGAGGCCCCGCCGGGCCACCCCCGCACCGGATCCCGAGATTCCGGTGCCCCGCAGACGCCGCGCGACGCCCGAGGAGCCGCCACCGCCCGGCCGGCGTGAGCGCGAGGAGCCGCCACCCGGCCGGCGCGGTCGCCGGCGGCCGGCGAAGAAGAAGTCGCGGGGCAAGAAGATCCTGCTGTGGACCGGCGGCACGATGGCGTTCGTCGTCCTCGCCGTCGGCGCCGCCGGATACCTCTACCTGCAGCACCTCAACGACAACATCGAGTCCCTCCCCGACGACGGCGCGAGCACCGGCGGGTTCCAGAAGGACCAGGCGATCAACATCCTGCTGATCGGCACGGACAAGCGCACCGGTTCCGGCAACGACGGCTACGGCGACAAGGGCAGCGCGGGCCACGCCGACACCACGCTCCTGCTGCACGTCTCCAAGGACCGCTCCAACGCGACCGCACTCAGCATCCCGCGCGACCTGATCGTCGACGTCCCCGACTGCCCGACCACGCAGGAGGACGGGAGCACGAAGGTCATCCCGGGTTCCTCCGGTGTCCGCTTCAACACCAGCCTCGGCCAGAGCGGCCGCACGCCCAGCTGCACCATGCGGACCGTCACCGAGTTGACCGGCGTCACGCCCGACAACTTCATGGTGGCCGACTTCAACGCGGTCAAGACCCTCTCCTCGGCGGTCGGCGGGGTCGAGGTCTGTCTGGCCAAGGACATCGACGACCCCGACTCGCACCTGAACCTGTCGGCGGGCAAGCACACCGTCGAGGGCGAGGAGGCACTCGCCTTCGTCCGCACCCGGCACTCGGTCGGATTCGGCGGCGACCTGAGCCGTATCGAGCTCCAGCAGCAGTTCCTCAGCTCGCTGATGCGCAAGCTGAAGTCCAACGACACGCTCACCAGCCCGACCAAGATGGTGAAGCTGGCCGAGGCGGGCACCGATGCGCTGACCGTCGACGCCAAGCTGAAGAGCATCGGCAAGCTGAAGGACCTCGGTCTGGAGCTGGGCAAGCTCGACACCAAGAACCTCACCTTCGCCACGGTCCCGGTGAAGGACAACCCGGCCGAGGAGACGCCGGTGACCGTCGTCCTCAAGGACGGCCCCGCCCAGCAGGTCTTCGACATGGTCAAGAACGACATCTCCTTCACCGAGGTCAAGAAGCAGGAGAAGGAGAAGAAGAACAAGGAGGACGCCGCGGTCGCCGCCCGCCTTGAGGGCGAGAAGTCCGAGCCCTCCGAGGTCCGCGTCCGCGTCCTCAACGGCGGCGCCTCGTCCGGCAGCGCGGGGCGGGAGCTGACCTACCTCCAGAACGAGGCGGGCGTCACCAAGTCGGAGAACGCGGGCAACGCCCCCGCCGACATCGCGAAGACCACCCTGGAGTACGCCCCCGACCAGGCCGACCAGGCCCGCGCCCTCGCCGAGATCCTCGGCCTGTCCGGCGCCGCCATGAAGCCCGGGGAGAGCGTCACCAACTCCCAGGGCCTGCCCGCCATGACCCTCACCCTCGGCAAGGACTTCAAGGGCGCGGGCGTCAAGCTCGACGCCACCTCCGCCAAGGCACCGGAGGACCTCCAGAAGTCCACGGCGGACAAGGTCGAGTGCGCGAAGTGACCTGAGGGCCTCCACGCACGTCTGACAGTACGACAGTCCATCGGTCGACCGGTCCAACCGCGAACAAACCACCGGGCGTCGTACAGCCAACGCGAGGCTTCGTACGTCCAACTGTGCGAACAGGTCGCGTGCGGGAGCACGTTCGCGGGTCCGAGGGTGGGAGAGGCATGACGCAGAGCAGTGTGCGCGGGGAGGGAACGCGACCCGACACGGTCCGGCACGCCCGCGGCAGGCGAGCCGGACGCAGCGGCCGTGACGAGGGCGGGGCGGGAACGGGCGGGCGGGGCGGCCCGGGTGGCAACGGCGGCCACGGCGGGCGCCCCGGGCGGCGGCGCGCGGGAGGGCGTCGGCACCGGGCACTGAGGTGGTCCGCGACAACCCTCGCGGTACTGATACTCGGCACGGCCGGCGCCGGATACCTCTACTACCAGCACCTGAACGGCAACATCGACAAGGGCGAGCGCAGCAGCGGCGACTCCAAGGCGCACAAGGCCGAGCCGAACGCGGCCGGACAGACGCCGCTGAACATCCTGCTGCTCGGCTCCGACAGCCGCGCCTCCGACGCCAACGTGGCGCTGGGCGGCGGCAAGAACCACCGCGACAACCCGCCGCTGGCCGACGTGCAGATGCTGATCCACCTGTCCGCCGACCGCAAGAGCGCCTCGGTGGTGAGCATCCCCCGGGACACCCGGGTCGACATCCCGGCCTGCGAGAACCCCGACAGCGGCGAGAAGTTCCCGGCGACCAACGCCATCATCAACACCTCGCTGGCCCGCGGCGGCGCCGGCTGCACGCTGGCCACCTGGGAGAACCTCACCGGGGTCTACATCGACCACTGGATGACGATCGACTTCGCGGGCGTCGTCTCGATGGCGGACGCCATCGGCGGGGTCGAGGT from Streptomyces sp. CB09001 includes the following:
- a CDS encoding LCP family protein, with translation MDAQGRGRAEDIDPADQWVLNPDTGDYELRLSPSAPQSPVPRPRRATPAPDPEIPVPRRRRATPEEPPPPGRREREEPPPGRRGRRRPAKKKSRGKKILLWTGGTMAFVVLAVGAAGYLYLQHLNDNIESLPDDGASTGGFQKDQAINILLIGTDKRTGSGNDGYGDKGSAGHADTTLLLHVSKDRSNATALSIPRDLIVDVPDCPTTQEDGSTKVIPGSSGVRFNTSLGQSGRTPSCTMRTVTELTGVTPDNFMVADFNAVKTLSSAVGGVEVCLAKDIDDPDSHLNLSAGKHTVEGEEALAFVRTRHSVGFGGDLSRIELQQQFLSSLMRKLKSNDTLTSPTKMVKLAEAGTDALTVDAKLKSIGKLKDLGLELGKLDTKNLTFATVPVKDNPAEETPVTVVLKDGPAQQVFDMVKNDISFTEVKKQEKEKKNKEDAAVAARLEGEKSEPSEVRVRVLNGGASSGSAGRELTYLQNEAGVTKSENAGNAPADIAKTTLEYAPDQADQARALAEILGLSGAAMKPGESVTNSQGLPAMTLTLGKDFKGAGVKLDATSAKAPEDLQKSTADKVECAK